One Thermodesulfobacteriota bacterium genomic region harbors:
- a CDS encoding proline--tRNA ligase, whose protein sequence is MRYSQYFIPTLKEDPADAEVVSQKLMIRAGMIRKVAAGIYNYLPLGLRSISKVENIVREEMNRAGAIELLMPAVVPSELWRESGRWDYYGKELLRFKDRADREFCIGPTHEEVITDIVRRDVRSYKQLPINLYQIQTKFRDEIRPRFGVMRAREFIMKDAYSFDADVAGAEKSYQLMYDAYVRIFERCGLEFRAVLADTGNIGGSFSHEFMVLAPTGEDVVMSCGNCGYAANLELAEIDWHEKGVKGSKEDKVVVEVHTPGLKTVEEVAEFLNVMPSNLIKTMIVTADGQPVAALVRGDHELSLTKLKKALGAEVVELATAATIEEVTGGRMGFSGPVGLSIRTIADRSVLGMGSSVTGANKEDYHIINVLPGRDFQIKETGDIRVASEGDKCPRCKTGSLTATRGIEVGHVFMLGTKYSEAMNATFIDSDGKEKPYIMGCYGIGIGRTVAAAIEQNHDENGMIFPRALAPFEVTVLPLKVKDVEIMNAAEKIYGELLDKGYEVIIDDRDVGPGFKLKDAELIGIPIHIAVGPRTIKEGEAELKLRKGGVSRNVKLDEVVKEVESLLS, encoded by the coding sequence ATGAGATATTCCCAATACTTTATCCCGACGCTCAAGGAAGACCCTGCCGACGCCGAGGTCGTGAGCCAGAAGCTCATGATAAGGGCGGGGATGATAAGAAAAGTCGCGGCGGGTATCTACAACTACCTCCCGCTCGGGCTGAGGTCCATTAGCAAGGTCGAGAACATAGTCCGGGAGGAGATGAACAGGGCAGGGGCGATAGAGCTCCTCATGCCCGCCGTCGTGCCGTCCGAGCTCTGGAGGGAGAGCGGCAGGTGGGATTACTACGGGAAGGAGCTTCTAAGGTTCAAGGACCGCGCAGACAGGGAATTCTGCATAGGCCCTACTCACGAAGAGGTCATAACGGACATAGTGAGGCGCGACGTACGCTCCTACAAGCAGCTCCCGATAAACCTCTACCAGATACAGACGAAGTTCAGGGACGAGATACGCCCCCGGTTCGGCGTGATGCGCGCCCGCGAGTTCATAATGAAGGACGCCTACAGCTTCGATGCGGACGTTGCCGGAGCGGAGAAATCCTATCAGCTCATGTACGACGCGTACGTGCGAATATTCGAGAGGTGCGGGCTCGAGTTCAGGGCCGTGCTTGCGGATACGGGGAACATAGGCGGGAGCTTCTCCCACGAGTTCATGGTGCTTGCGCCCACGGGCGAGGACGTCGTGATGAGCTGCGGGAACTGCGGATACGCGGCCAACCTCGAATTAGCGGAAATAGACTGGCACGAGAAAGGGGTCAAGGGGTCGAAGGAAGACAAGGTTGTCGTGGAGGTACATACTCCCGGCCTCAAGACCGTCGAGGAGGTGGCCGAGTTCCTGAATGTCATGCCTTCGAACCTTATAAAGACTATGATAGTCACGGCCGACGGCCAGCCCGTCGCTGCCCTCGTGAGGGGGGACCACGAGCTCAGCCTGACGAAGCTCAAGAAAGCGCTCGGCGCGGAGGTCGTAGAGCTCGCGACGGCGGCAACGATAGAAGAAGTCACGGGCGGCAGGATGGGGTTCAGCGGCCCTGTAGGACTCAGCATAAGGACCATCGCCGACAGGTCCGTATTGGGTATGGGCAGCTCCGTAACGGGGGCCAACAAGGAGGACTATCACATAATAAACGTGCTCCCCGGAAGGGACTTCCAGATAAAGGAGACGGGCGATATCCGTGTCGCGTCCGAAGGGGACAAGTGCCCGAGATGCAAGACCGGCTCGCTCACGGCGACGAGGGGGATAGAGGTCGGGCACGTGTTCATGCTGGGCACAAAATATTCGGAAGCGATGAACGCCACTTTTATAGACTCCGACGGGAAGGAGAAGCCCTACATAATGGGGTGCTACGGGATAGGGATAGGAAGGACGGTAGCCGCGGCGATAGAGCAGAACCACGACGAGAACGGCATGATATTCCCGAGGGCTCTCGCGCCGTTCGAGGTCACGGTGCTTCCGTTAAAGGTGAAGGACGTGGAGATCATGAACGCGGCCGAGAAGATATACGGGGAGCTTCTCGATAAAGGTTATGAAGTCATAATAGACGACAGGGACGTAGGCCCGGGGTTCAAATTGAAGGATGCTGAGCTGATAGGGATACCCATACACATAGCAGTGGGGCCGAGGACTATAAAGGAAGGGGAGGCGGAACTGAAGCTCCGGAAGGGCGGCGTTTCACGCAACGTGAAGCTCGATGAGGTCGTAAAAGAAGTGGAGTCGCTCCTGTCATAG
- the ptsP gene encoding phosphoenolpyruvate--protein phosphotransferase, which translates to MRVERKGIPISPGIALGKVVLLDRSRMIVERVQIDEKLIDAEKERFLQSVRRSKDQLLTIREKLEPLEAGDHLQILNLNIMMLEDELLAEEVLRFIETERVNAEWAVNHILSVKSEAFRKVEDQYMKERLADIYYMGQRILRNLHGVAEDIPDLGHDSVLVAHDISAVDVVAFAKHHAIGIATDTGASTSHSAIVAKSLGIPTVMGLEDITLRASPGDTIFIDGFRGIAILDPSPGEQEEFRERRSSHMALEKKLLEYAKLPGRTLDGKEIKVNANIEIIEELTHAVCYGAEGIGMYRTEFLFTKSDYFPDEEEQYENYRKVVYALDSPLVTIRTLDIGGDKFPTGMEPSPRLNPALGLRGIRFSLQEEHAFRTQIRAILRASDGRKVRILIPMVSDMAEISETKSIISETAAELGREGTWQIGVMIETPSAAITASDISEEVDFLSIGTNDLIQYTLAVDRVNEHVSYLYTPFHPAVLRLIKGVIDSAHSNGIPASVCGEMASQLPCVPLLVGLGVDELSMNTHSIPRVKKLLSTITEKESREIAVECLRLKTGPEIRERLTRSIIEKWGDSLPPEFLTEIVAAS; encoded by the coding sequence ATGAGGGTCGAAAGGAAAGGCATCCCCATATCCCCGGGGATCGCGCTCGGAAAGGTCGTGCTGCTCGACCGGTCGAGGATGATCGTCGAGAGGGTGCAGATCGACGAGAAGCTCATCGATGCCGAAAAAGAGAGGTTCCTCCAGTCGGTCAGGCGCTCCAAGGATCAGCTCCTCACTATCAGGGAAAAGCTCGAGCCGCTTGAGGCCGGAGACCACCTCCAGATACTGAACCTCAACATAATGATGCTCGAGGACGAGCTCCTCGCGGAAGAAGTGCTCAGGTTCATAGAGACCGAGCGCGTAAACGCCGAGTGGGCCGTTAACCACATACTCTCGGTAAAGAGCGAGGCCTTCAGGAAGGTCGAGGACCAGTACATGAAGGAGAGGCTCGCCGATATCTATTACATGGGGCAGAGGATACTCCGGAACCTCCACGGCGTCGCCGAGGACATACCCGACCTCGGGCACGATTCCGTTCTCGTGGCGCACGATATATCCGCGGTAGACGTGGTCGCGTTCGCGAAGCACCACGCCATAGGTATTGCGACTGATACGGGAGCTTCCACGTCGCACAGCGCGATCGTGGCGAAGTCCCTCGGTATACCAACGGTCATGGGTCTCGAGGACATAACGCTCAGGGCGAGCCCGGGCGACACGATCTTCATAGACGGTTTCAGGGGCATAGCGATACTCGACCCGTCCCCGGGCGAGCAGGAGGAGTTCAGGGAGCGCAGGTCGAGTCACATGGCGCTCGAAAAGAAGCTGTTAGAATACGCCAAGCTCCCCGGCAGGACGCTCGACGGGAAGGAAATAAAGGTAAACGCGAACATAGAGATAATAGAAGAGCTCACCCACGCCGTCTGCTACGGCGCCGAAGGCATAGGCATGTACAGGACGGAGTTCCTGTTCACGAAGTCCGATTATTTCCCTGACGAGGAAGAGCAGTACGAGAACTACAGGAAGGTGGTCTACGCGCTCGATTCCCCGCTCGTTACCATAAGGACCCTCGACATAGGGGGGGACAAGTTCCCCACGGGCATGGAACCCTCACCGAGGCTCAACCCCGCGTTAGGTCTCCGGGGCATAAGGTTCTCGCTCCAGGAGGAGCACGCTTTCAGGACCCAGATAAGGGCGATACTGAGGGCGTCCGACGGCAGGAAGGTGAGGATACTCATCCCGATGGTCTCCGACATGGCCGAGATATCCGAGACGAAGTCCATAATCTCCGAGACCGCCGCCGAGCTGGGACGGGAAGGCACATGGCAGATAGGGGTCATGATCGAAACCCCTTCCGCGGCGATAACGGCGTCGGATATATCCGAAGAAGTCGATTTCCTGAGCATAGGCACGAACGACCTCATACAGTACACGCTCGCAGTAGACAGGGTGAACGAGCACGTCTCCTACCTCTACACGCCTTTTCACCCGGCCGTGCTGAGACTGATCAAGGGCGTCATCGATTCTGCCCACTCGAACGGCATACCCGCGAGCGTCTGCGGGGAAATGGCGAGTCAGCTCCCGTGCGTGCCGCTGCTGGTCGGGCTGGGGGTCGACGAGCTCAGCATGAACACCCATTCCATACCCAGGGTCAAGAAGCTCCTGAGCACGATAACCGAGAAGGAATCGAGGGAGATAGCCGTGGAGTGCCTGAGGCTCAAGACAGGCCCCGAGATCAGGGAGCGCCTGACTAGGTCCATCATCGAGAAATGGGGGGACTCCTTACCGCCGGAATTCCTTACCGAGATCGTCGCCGCTTCGTGA
- a CDS encoding tetratricopeptide repeat protein: protein MEFKIKSVYSAALAIIILIPSLFSCAHTATVRSDPAKADEPFVSPEAPGNEAYYHFAVSRMMYLDNRLPESLAELELAEQLDPSSAYLKYNLALVYMSTGRMQDALAKLEESIKADPGFAPSYTVLGKIYASSQDPKEREKSVEILGRAVELDPDDAESLLFLAIMDTEAGKYDSAEVKFRKITELYPDNEKGYFFLGKLYYEKGDYARAEENYKMALDINPSFGSALIELAIVYEQQGRIKESERVYQDVIVLYPHSLESYVRYGNFLFRVNRMEEARKQFEKAEGMDYQNPDLKLRLGLLYIESGDYDKAIEEFRLILMGNPDDDRAKYYLALCYIEAGKYDEAVRILDSIPQYSEFYDESLVQKAYVFEKRDMLSESMSLMEEVYGREPDNEVIVNYLGSVYRKSGRNEDAVNLYRKFLESNPGSETIYYSLGVTYYLIEREQDSINTMKKLIEMNPRHADALNFVGYTYAEQGVNLDEAESLIRKALVISPNKGYILDSLGWVYYKKGKYAEAVKLLKEAAALQSDDPAILEHLGDVYRDMGDTERAIEYYNKGLVMLYGVKSDNPEDIELRDRLRQKINQLSKNPKIQS, encoded by the coding sequence ATGGAATTCAAGATTAAATCCGTATATTCAGCCGCGCTCGCGATCATCATACTGATTCCGTCCCTCTTTTCCTGCGCCCATACGGCGACGGTCAGAAGCGACCCCGCCAAGGCCGACGAGCCTTTCGTATCGCCGGAAGCGCCCGGGAACGAGGCGTACTATCACTTCGCCGTTTCCCGCATGATGTATCTCGACAACAGGCTCCCCGAATCACTCGCCGAGCTCGAGCTTGCGGAGCAGCTCGACCCCTCGTCCGCGTACCTCAAATACAACCTCGCGCTAGTCTACATGTCCACGGGCAGGATGCAGGACGCGCTCGCGAAGCTGGAAGAGTCCATAAAAGCCGACCCCGGGTTCGCTCCCTCGTACACCGTACTAGGAAAGATATACGCATCGTCTCAGGACCCGAAGGAGAGGGAGAAGTCGGTCGAGATACTGGGGCGCGCCGTCGAGCTCGACCCGGACGACGCCGAGTCGCTCCTCTTCCTCGCTATCATGGACACGGAAGCGGGGAAATACGACAGCGCCGAGGTCAAGTTCAGGAAGATAACGGAGCTCTACCCCGACAACGAGAAGGGTTACTTCTTCCTCGGCAAGCTCTACTACGAGAAGGGAGACTACGCCCGCGCGGAGGAGAATTACAAGATGGCGCTAGACATAAACCCGAGCTTCGGCTCGGCTCTGATCGAGCTCGCCATAGTTTACGAGCAGCAGGGGAGGATCAAGGAATCGGAGCGCGTATACCAGGACGTCATAGTCCTCTACCCCCACAGTCTCGAGTCTTACGTGCGGTACGGCAATTTCCTCTTCAGGGTCAACCGGATGGAGGAGGCGAGGAAGCAGTTCGAGAAGGCGGAGGGGATGGACTACCAGAACCCGGATCTCAAGCTCCGGCTCGGCCTCCTCTACATCGAGTCGGGCGATTACGACAAGGCGATAGAGGAGTTCAGGCTCATACTCATGGGCAACCCCGACGACGACCGGGCGAAATACTACCTCGCACTCTGCTACATCGAGGCGGGTAAATACGACGAGGCCGTCCGGATACTTGACTCGATACCGCAGTACTCGGAATTCTACGACGAGAGCCTCGTCCAGAAAGCTTACGTATTCGAGAAGCGGGATATGCTGTCCGAGTCCATGTCGCTCATGGAGGAGGTCTACGGGCGGGAGCCCGACAACGAAGTGATCGTGAATTATCTCGGGAGCGTCTACAGGAAATCGGGCAGGAACGAAGACGCCGTAAACCTTTACAGGAAATTCCTCGAATCGAACCCCGGCAGCGAGACCATATACTACTCGCTCGGCGTGACGTACTACCTCATCGAGCGCGAGCAGGATTCCATCAACACCATGAAGAAGCTCATAGAGATGAACCCCCGGCACGCGGACGCCCTTAACTTCGTCGGTTATACATACGCCGAGCAAGGAGTCAACCTCGACGAAGCGGAGTCGCTCATCAGGAAGGCGCTCGTCATTTCGCCCAACAAGGGGTACATACTCGACAGCCTGGGCTGGGTCTACTACAAGAAGGGGAAGTACGCCGAGGCCGTGAAGCTGCTCAAGGAGGCGGCCGCGCTCCAGTCGGACGACCCCGCCATACTCGAGCACCTGGGGGACGTTTACAGGGACATGGGGGACACGGAGAGAGCGATCGAGTACTACAACAAGGGCCTCGTGATGCTCTACGGCGTCAAGTCCGACAACCCCGAGGACATTGAGCTCAGGGACAGGCTCAGGCAAAAGATAAATCAGCTGTCGAAAAATCCCAAGATACAAAGCTAG
- the pyrF gene encoding orotidine-5'-phosphate decarboxylase, translated as MARPDLKPKERIILALDFPELRIAKFWVENLKHKIKTFKVGPILFLDAGPIGIKEFRDMGADVFLDLKFHDIPSTVEHSGRQAVRYGVSMFTVHALGGVEMMKAVSEAVVDEASQHKRHKPLVLAVTVLTSHDEASLKRIGINSSTKDAVLSLASLADKAGVDGLVCSGMEVAMLRKEFGDRFTLVVPGIRPGGEAHDQKRVVTPADAVAKGADYLVIGRAITEADNPEAVVDEIVKSIS; from the coding sequence ATGGCGAGACCAGACCTGAAACCCAAAGAGCGTATAATACTCGCTCTCGATTTCCCAGAGCTCAGGATAGCCAAATTCTGGGTCGAGAATCTCAAACACAAGATCAAGACGTTCAAGGTGGGGCCGATACTGTTCTTAGACGCGGGGCCGATAGGGATTAAAGAGTTCCGCGACATGGGAGCTGACGTGTTCCTCGACCTCAAGTTCCACGACATACCTTCGACCGTGGAGCATTCGGGGAGACAGGCGGTGCGCTATGGTGTGAGCATGTTCACGGTACACGCGCTCGGGGGCGTGGAGATGATGAAGGCCGTCTCTGAAGCCGTCGTCGACGAAGCCTCGCAACACAAGAGACATAAGCCGCTTGTACTCGCGGTCACGGTTCTTACGAGCCACGACGAGGCAAGCCTTAAGCGGATCGGCATTAATTCATCGACAAAGGATGCGGTTCTGAGCCTCGCTTCACTCGCCGACAAGGCGGGAGTGGACGGGCTAGTTTGCTCAGGCATGGAAGTGGCAATGCTGAGGAAGGAGTTCGGGGACAGGTTCACGCTGGTCGTCCCCGGAATACGCCCCGGCGGAGAGGCTCACGATCAGAAGCGTGTTGTGACTCCGGCGGATGCAGTGGCGAAAGGAGCTGACTACCTCGTCATCGGCCGGGCGATCACCGAAGCCGACAACCCCGAAGCGGTTGTGGATGAGATTGTGAAATCTATTTCCTAA
- a CDS encoding DMT family transporter has product MSGNNGVRNGREKFPLSGYLFLVGTALFTALSYAFGRAADRSIDATTTMFIWFFGAFLCSIAVVAAVPSQRADFRSLGKYRNIFILSSILTAVSGVMWITAIRTIGIPLTSFLMKSQTLFSLLLGMVFLGERLNKWESVGVVITVTGGIIVAYQREFSLLIGTFTAIGAALCYSSLSFVVKKIGQDLNMHTVANLRALGVSLFLFVYLIATGTFQTPRPVDIMYMALGGITGAYIAKACQFQAIKLIDVSRTTAVLPLESIFVVIFSYYIFHEIPSLIKLIGGAGIIVGVIFLVVFRAEKPEDLGEGE; this is encoded by the coding sequence ATGAGCGGAAATAACGGTGTCAGGAACGGGAGGGAGAAATTCCCTCTTTCCGGGTACCTGTTCCTGGTCGGGACAGCCCTCTTCACGGCGCTCTCCTACGCTTTCGGAAGGGCGGCAGACAGGTCTATAGACGCGACTACCACGATGTTCATCTGGTTTTTCGGCGCGTTCCTGTGCTCTATCGCGGTCGTGGCCGCCGTCCCTTCGCAAAGGGCCGATTTCAGGAGCCTCGGGAAGTACAGGAACATCTTCATACTGAGCTCCATACTCACTGCCGTTAGCGGCGTGATGTGGATAACCGCGATAAGGACCATAGGCATACCGCTCACGTCGTTCCTCATGAAGTCGCAGACCCTTTTCTCTCTCCTCCTCGGGATGGTCTTCTTAGGCGAGAGGCTCAACAAGTGGGAGAGCGTGGGAGTCGTCATCACCGTCACGGGCGGGATAATAGTCGCCTACCAGAGGGAGTTCTCGCTCCTGATAGGCACGTTCACAGCCATAGGTGCCGCGCTCTGTTATTCGAGCCTGTCTTTCGTGGTGAAGAAGATAGGCCAGGATCTCAACATGCACACGGTCGCCAACCTGAGGGCGCTCGGCGTATCGCTCTTCCTCTTCGTGTACCTGATAGCGACCGGGACCTTCCAGACGCCCCGGCCCGTCGACATTATGTACATGGCCCTGGGCGGCATAACGGGCGCTTATATAGCCAAGGCGTGCCAGTTCCAGGCCATAAAGCTCATAGACGTCTCCCGCACGACCGCAGTGCTCCCTCTCGAATCCATATTCGTCGTGATCTTTTCATATTACATATTCCACGAGATACCGTCTCTCATAAAGCTGATCGGCGGCGCGGGGATAATAGTCGGCGTCATTTTCCTCGTGGTATTCAGGGCCGAGAAACCCGAGGACCTGGGTGAGGGGGAGTGA
- a CDS encoding nuclear transport factor 2 family protein encodes MASGNEKVIERLIKCINERKVEVMDELFHEDAVMDWPQSGERIVGAANRRAIYGAFPALPTITPRRMVSAGELVVAEASLDYGGPVYKAVFIFEFRDGKIAKETAYWSEPFPAPDWRSQWVEKMD; translated from the coding sequence ATGGCGAGTGGAAACGAGAAGGTTATCGAGCGCTTGATCAAGTGCATAAACGAGAGGAAGGTGGAGGTGATGGACGAGCTTTTCCACGAGGACGCAGTCATGGACTGGCCGCAGTCGGGTGAGAGGATAGTGGGGGCGGCCAACAGGCGGGCGATATACGGGGCGTTCCCGGCGCTCCCGACCATAACGCCCCGGCGGATGGTGAGCGCAGGCGAACTCGTCGTCGCCGAGGCGTCTTTAGATTACGGAGGCCCCGTGTACAAGGCCGTATTCATATTCGAGTTCAGGGACGGGAAGATAGCGAAGGAGACCGCATACTGGAGCGAGCCATTCCCGGCCCCCGACTGGCGGTCCCAGTGGGTCGAGAAGATGGATTAG
- a CDS encoding HPr family phosphocarrier protein encodes MPETEVVRVFTIKNKLGLHARAAAVFVRLSSRFSCDVKLVKNGYEVDGKSILGVLSLAAAKGSDIKVITKGVGSESAMNEIEELIESGFGEGV; translated from the coding sequence GTGCCGGAAACGGAAGTAGTCAGGGTTTTCACGATAAAGAATAAACTGGGTCTACACGCGCGAGCAGCCGCCGTTTTCGTAAGGCTGTCGAGCAGGTTCTCCTGCGACGTCAAGCTCGTAAAGAACGGGTACGAGGTAGACGGCAAGAGCATCCTCGGCGTGCTGTCGCTCGCGGCCGCAAAGGGAAGCGACATCAAGGTGATAACCAAAGGCGTAGGCTCCGAGAGTGCCATGAACGAGATCGAGGAGCTCATAGAAAGCGGATTCGGCGAGGGCGTATGA
- a CDS encoding DUF4292 domain-containing protein, whose product MIGLLLLSASCARKEAAVDVAGADPGAIIDKIGLLESGVRSLKGLARVRIETPSDKVSYTQVTVAERPDLIRLEALNPFGSTVGFISSDGRHIYIISSGERGVYDAGEEFDLSYVYPGLDIRITAESLVSLVMGRLPYRIYETESKPAVASDAGMIKLTWRDGGGGVENALWVNGDNYRVEKAEFSMENGDRALLNYEYFDGLVDGHYFPRKIDFDTGGLSITIVYEPGVELNGGVDKALFTPQAAIEKSGAQNYN is encoded by the coding sequence ATGATCGGCCTGCTCCTCCTTTCCGCTTCGTGCGCGCGGAAGGAGGCCGCGGTAGATGTTGCGGGCGCGGACCCGGGCGCGATAATCGACAAGATCGGGCTCCTCGAGAGCGGGGTGCGATCGCTCAAGGGGCTCGCCCGCGTGAGGATCGAGACCCCTTCGGACAAGGTCTCATACACGCAGGTCACGGTCGCCGAAAGGCCCGACCTCATAAGGCTCGAAGCGCTTAACCCGTTCGGCAGCACGGTCGGGTTCATCTCCTCCGACGGGAGGCACATATACATAATATCCTCTGGCGAAAGGGGCGTGTACGACGCGGGTGAGGAATTCGACCTCTCGTACGTCTATCCGGGGCTGGATATACGGATAACGGCCGAGAGCCTAGTGAGCCTCGTGATGGGAAGGCTCCCGTACAGGATCTACGAAACGGAATCAAAGCCGGCGGTCGCCTCGGACGCCGGGATGATAAAGCTCACATGGAGGGACGGGGGCGGGGGGGTGGAGAACGCGCTCTGGGTCAACGGCGATAACTACAGGGTCGAGAAGGCCGAGTTCTCGATGGAGAACGGCGACAGGGCTCTCCTCAATTACGAATATTTCGACGGGCTCGTCGACGGCCACTATTTCCCCCGTAAGATCGATTTTGATACCGGCGGGCTTTCGATTACAATTGTGTACGAGCCTGGCGTCGAGCTCAACGGGGGCGTGGACAAGGCCCTCTTCACGCCTCAGGCGGCGATTGAAAAATCCGGCGCGCAAAATTATAATTAG
- a CDS encoding LysE family transporter — MDFAIFIKGIIVGIIITAPIGPVGALVVQRTINEGRKSGIVSGLGSAAGDAVYAAIVAFGLTFISEMLMEREAWVHAIGGIILFVFGLRVYFSKPAPYSESKVDRSHFGTFGSAFLLTLSNPMVILSILALFAIIGIHKPADYYRTAALLVAGIFTGCAFLWTVLCYVISHLRGRLSERGLVIVNKVTGIFIFGCGAYAFISLIRLRMV; from the coding sequence ATGGACTTCGCTATTTTTATCAAGGGAATAATAGTAGGCATCATCATAACGGCCCCGATAGGGCCTGTCGGGGCTCTCGTCGTCCAGCGCACCATAAACGAAGGCAGGAAATCGGGCATAGTCTCCGGTCTCGGCTCCGCTGCGGGCGACGCCGTGTACGCGGCGATAGTCGCGTTTGGACTCACGTTCATATCGGAGATGCTCATGGAGAGGGAGGCATGGGTGCACGCGATAGGCGGGATTATACTTTTCGTATTCGGACTGAGGGTCTATTTCTCGAAGCCGGCTCCATATTCCGAATCCAAGGTCGACAGGAGCCACTTCGGGACATTCGGTTCCGCGTTCCTCCTTACGCTATCGAACCCTATGGTCATATTATCCATCCTTGCACTATTCGCCATTATCGGCATTCACAAGCCAGCCGATTATTACAGGACCGCAGCTCTCCTCGTCGCGGGCATATTCACGGGCTGCGCGTTCCTCTGGACGGTTCTCTGCTACGTGATTTCCCATCTGAGGGGCAGGCTCTCCGAAAGGGGGCTCGTCATAGTTAACAAGGTGACGGGCATATTCATATTCGGCTGCGGGGCGTATGCCTTCATAAGCCTTATACGCCTCAGGATGGTGTAG
- a CDS encoding bile acid:sodium symporter family protein, translating to MKYVSSLNSLVTDYFTFWIILFSVITFLYPAPFSGLTGLIVPVLGIIMFGMGMTLTGEDFRRIAGRPGDVAIGAAAQYGIMPVTGFILAKVFQLDPILATGVVLVGSCPGGTASNVITYLARGDVALSVTMTSVTTLMAPLMVPFFMYVFAGQWIHVPALDLFISTLEIIILPVVLGAGLRLLLGKRIEYVLPVLPGVSSLSIIFIVGVIVAANANSIARVGPAVAVIVMLHNVIGLALGYSAARLSGMDVRKARAVSIEVGMQNSGLAVALANLHFSPLAALPAAIFSVWHNISGSAIAWWWRRHTK from the coding sequence TTGAAATACGTCTCCAGCCTTAACAGCCTCGTAACCGACTACTTCACGTTCTGGATAATCCTGTTTTCGGTAATCACATTCCTCTATCCGGCCCCATTCTCCGGGCTCACGGGACTTATCGTGCCCGTCCTCGGGATAATAATGTTCGGCATGGGCATGACGCTTACCGGGGAGGACTTCAGGAGGATCGCCGGGAGGCCCGGGGACGTAGCGATAGGCGCGGCCGCCCAGTACGGTATAATGCCGGTGACCGGGTTTATTCTCGCCAAGGTGTTTCAGCTCGACCCCATTCTCGCGACGGGCGTCGTGCTCGTGGGCTCCTGCCCCGGCGGCACGGCGTCTAACGTCATCACGTATCTCGCAAGGGGAGACGTCGCGCTCTCCGTCACCATGACGTCAGTTACGACCCTCATGGCTCCTCTCATGGTGCCCTTCTTCATGTACGTATTCGCCGGGCAGTGGATTCACGTCCCCGCGCTCGACCTGTTCATATCTACATTAGAAATAATAATCCTCCCCGTCGTGCTGGGCGCGGGTCTGAGGCTCCTCCTCGGAAAAAGGATTGAATACGTCCTGCCCGTGCTTCCGGGCGTTTCGTCGCTGTCCATAATATTCATAGTGGGCGTGATAGTCGCGGCCAATGCGAATTCTATCGCCAGGGTCGGGCCGGCGGTCGCCGTGATTGTGATGCTGCACAACGTTATCGGGCTTGCGCTCGGATACTCTGCAGCGAGGCTCTCCGGAATGGACGTCAGGAAAGCGAGGGCGGTGTCCATAGAGGTAGGCATGCAGAATTCAGGGCTTGCCGTCGCGTTAGCTAACCTCCATTTCAGCCCGCTCGCGGCGCTGCCTGCCGCCATATTCAGCGTATGGCACAATATTTCAGGCTCGGCCATTGCATGGTGGTGGAGGAGGCATACGAAATGA